The following are encoded in a window of Halosolutus halophilus genomic DNA:
- a CDS encoding ATP-dependent DNA helicase has protein sequence MSDTGGYMRFFPYEQPYANQREAMDRIHNALVRGQDVLFEGACGTGKTLSSLVPALEVARERDKTVVITTNVHQQMRQFVAEARAITREEDIRAIVFKGKSSMCHIDVGYEECQALRDNTRAVVDAERDRDQLERRQRELLAESQDGDGSAADARSAVMDELESIEERLEDLEEQNVCDYYRNNLTGNTDDFFGWLFEDVRTPDEIYEYAERQEFCGYELLKEGIEGVDLVVCNYHHLLDGVIREQFFRWLGRDPEDVIAVFDEAHNVEDAAREHATRTCSERTFDSALDELAETDDPRSEHAVNVLSAFHRALVETYEDSFGFGDREAIGENWTDVPIANEDRRDDLTLAFLQRYSGRGIDADLEAAMKLGQELDERYEEAYREGETATRTECQTLEAAAFVSAWLNEGSKEGLYPVVSVTRDAGTDEVYGRAELYTCLPRQVTGRLFDDVYATVLMSATLQPFDVTEDVLGLEDPVTMAYGLQFPADNRRTYAVETPPLFSSERDDPDVQETVAETIHDAVRMTPGNTLAFFPNYGEANRYADRLEGRSDGTVYLDEPGVAVEDLRQEFVAADDAVLCTSLWGTLAEGVSFDGDAAETVLVVGVPYPHLDDRAEAVQEAYDAAFEGTDTGWRYAVEIPTVRKTRQALGRVIRSPEDVGVRALLDRRYSRAAKSDLGKYSVNSTFPHEEREDLIDIGPEKLKFAMLNFYADHDAYGEEQPTP, from the coding sequence GTGTCCGACACAGGCGGGTACATGCGGTTCTTCCCATACGAGCAGCCCTACGCGAACCAGCGTGAGGCGATGGACCGTATCCACAACGCCCTCGTCCGCGGCCAGGACGTGCTCTTCGAGGGGGCCTGCGGGACCGGCAAGACCCTCTCGTCGCTCGTCCCCGCGCTCGAGGTCGCCCGCGAGCGGGACAAGACGGTCGTCATCACGACGAACGTCCATCAGCAGATGCGCCAGTTCGTCGCCGAAGCCCGCGCGATCACCCGCGAGGAGGATATTCGGGCGATCGTGTTCAAGGGAAAGTCGTCGATGTGTCACATCGACGTCGGCTACGAGGAGTGTCAGGCGCTGCGGGACAACACCCGGGCCGTCGTCGACGCGGAACGCGATCGCGACCAGCTAGAGCGCCGCCAGCGGGAACTCTTAGCGGAGAGTCAGGACGGCGACGGCAGCGCGGCCGACGCCCGCAGCGCCGTCATGGACGAACTCGAATCGATCGAGGAGCGCCTCGAGGATCTGGAGGAGCAGAACGTCTGTGACTACTACCGGAACAACCTGACCGGGAACACGGACGACTTCTTCGGCTGGCTCTTCGAGGACGTTCGCACGCCGGACGAAATTTACGAGTACGCCGAGCGACAGGAGTTCTGCGGCTACGAACTCCTGAAGGAGGGAATCGAGGGCGTCGACCTCGTCGTCTGTAACTACCACCACCTGTTAGACGGCGTCATCCGCGAGCAGTTCTTCCGGTGGCTCGGCCGCGATCCCGAGGACGTGATCGCCGTCTTCGACGAGGCTCACAACGTCGAGGACGCCGCCCGCGAGCACGCGACCCGGACCTGCTCCGAGCGAACCTTCGATTCCGCCCTGGACGAACTCGCCGAGACCGACGATCCGCGCTCGGAACACGCCGTGAACGTCCTCTCGGCGTTTCACCGCGCGCTCGTCGAGACCTACGAGGACTCCTTCGGGTTCGGCGATCGCGAGGCGATCGGCGAGAACTGGACGGACGTCCCGATAGCCAACGAAGACCGCCGGGACGACCTCACCCTCGCGTTCCTCCAGCGGTACTCCGGGCGGGGGATCGACGCGGACCTCGAGGCCGCGATGAAACTCGGGCAGGAACTCGACGAACGGTACGAGGAAGCCTACCGCGAGGGCGAGACGGCCACGCGCACGGAGTGTCAGACCCTGGAGGCGGCGGCGTTCGTCAGCGCGTGGTTGAACGAGGGCTCGAAAGAGGGGCTCTACCCCGTCGTCTCGGTCACCCGCGACGCGGGAACGGACGAGGTCTACGGCCGGGCGGAACTGTACACCTGCCTCCCGCGGCAGGTCACGGGCCGCCTCTTCGACGACGTCTACGCGACGGTCCTGATGAGCGCCACGCTCCAGCCGTTCGACGTCACCGAGGACGTGCTGGGCCTCGAAGACCCCGTGACGATGGCTTACGGGCTCCAGTTCCCCGCGGACAACCGGCGGACCTACGCCGTCGAGACCCCGCCGCTGTTCTCCTCGGAGCGGGACGACCCCGACGTCCAGGAGACGGTCGCCGAGACGATTCACGACGCCGTCCGCATGACGCCCGGCAACACGCTCGCCTTCTTCCCCAACTACGGCGAGGCGAACCGGTACGCCGATCGGCTCGAGGGCCGCTCCGACGGGACGGTGTACCTCGACGAACCCGGCGTCGCCGTCGAGGACCTCCGTCAGGAGTTCGTCGCGGCCGACGACGCCGTGCTGTGTACCTCGCTGTGGGGGACGCTGGCAGAGGGGGTGAGCTTCGACGGCGACGCCGCCGAGACGGTGCTGGTCGTCGGCGTTCCATATCCGCACCTCGACGATCGCGCGGAAGCGGTCCAGGAGGCCTACGACGCGGCGTTCGAGGGGACCGACACCGGCTGGCGGTACGCCGTCGAGATCCCCACCGTTCGCAAGACGAGACAGGCGCTCGGGCGAGTCATCCGCTCGCCCGAGGACGTCGGCGTCCGCGCGCTGCTCGATCGGCGCTACTCGCGCGCGGCGAAGTCGGACCTGGGGAAGTACAGCGTCAACAGTACCTTCCCACACGAAGAGCGCGAGGACCTGATCGACATCGGCCCCGAGAAGTTGAAGTTCGCGATGCTGAACTTCTACGCCGATCACGACGCCTACGGGGAAGAGCAGCCGACACCGTGA
- a CDS encoding aminopeptidase → MDPRIREHAEIIANHSVDLEAGDNVVVDAHPVAEDLVVALHEVIGDRGANPITTSQRTGKRQQRAYLRAAGDGGEARGASENASGETASVEFDTPEHELALIENTDVYIAIRASDNVTQTSDVDPETQSAYQQAQRPILEERLSKRWCLTQFPAPANAQLAEMSTEGYENFVWDAVNKDWEAQRDHQEHMVELMDPAEEIRIKSGDETDVTMSIDGNPTINDHGEHNLPGGEVFTAPQPDSVEGEVLFDMPLYHQGREITDVYLEFEGGEVVQHSAAKNEAVLTEVLNTDDGARRLGELGIGMNRDIDRFTYNMLFDEKMGDTVHMAVGRAYDDTVGEGNEANDSAVHVDMIVDMSEDSFIEIDGEIVQRDGTFRFEENEV, encoded by the coding sequence ATGGACCCACGCATCCGCGAACACGCCGAGATCATCGCGAACCACTCCGTCGACCTCGAGGCGGGGGACAACGTCGTCGTCGACGCCCATCCCGTCGCCGAAGACCTCGTCGTCGCGTTGCACGAGGTGATCGGCGATCGAGGAGCGAACCCGATCACGACGAGCCAGCGCACCGGCAAACGGCAGCAGCGAGCCTACCTTCGCGCCGCGGGCGACGGTGGCGAGGCGCGTGGCGCCTCGGAGAACGCGAGCGGTGAAACCGCGAGCGTCGAGTTCGACACGCCCGAACACGAACTCGCGCTCATCGAGAACACGGACGTCTACATCGCCATCCGCGCGAGCGACAACGTCACTCAGACCAGCGACGTCGATCCCGAAACCCAGTCGGCCTACCAGCAGGCCCAGCGGCCGATCCTGGAAGAGCGACTCTCGAAGCGCTGGTGTCTCACGCAGTTCCCCGCGCCGGCGAACGCCCAGCTCGCGGAGATGAGCACGGAGGGCTACGAGAACTTCGTCTGGGACGCCGTCAACAAGGACTGGGAGGCCCAGCGCGACCATCAGGAGCACATGGTCGAACTCATGGACCCCGCCGAGGAGATCCGCATCAAAAGCGGCGACGAGACCGACGTGACGATGTCGATCGACGGCAACCCGACGATCAACGACCACGGTGAGCACAACCTTCCCGGCGGCGAGGTTTTCACCGCACCTCAGCCCGACAGCGTCGAGGGCGAGGTGCTGTTCGACATGCCGCTGTACCACCAGGGCCGGGAGATCACCGACGTCTACCTCGAGTTCGAGGGCGGCGAGGTCGTCCAGCACTCGGCGGCGAAAAACGAGGCCGTCCTGACCGAGGTGCTGAACACGGACGACGGCGCCCGCCGACTGGGCGAACTGGGCATCGGAATGAACCGCGACATCGACCGGTTCACCTACAACATGCTGTTCGACGAGAAGATGGGCGACACCGTCCACATGGCCGTCGGCCGCGCCTACGACGACACCGTCGGCGAGGGCAACGAGGCCAACGACTCCGCGGTGCACGTCGACATGATCGTCGACATGAGCGAGGATTCGTTCATCGAGATCGACGGAGAGATCGTGCAGCGTGACGGTACCTTCCGGTTCGAAGAGAACGAGGTCTGA
- a CDS encoding tyrosine-type recombinase/integrase, with protein MSDDLEPIAPHEAIEMYHDAMRDEHAESTRRSAKHRLRAFVQFCDEHGIENLNDLSGRDIYKYRTWRREGHGDDREPIKLVTLKGQLATVRRFLRFAANIDAVHPELYEQVTLPTMKNGEDVSDSTLKPDRAVAILEYLEHAQPASRDHIIVMLLWRTGARTGAIRGLDLRDLDLDGSHPRVSGPAVHFVHRPETGTPLKNQEQGTRWNRISEKAARYIEDYIEYHRPDVTDEHGRKPLLTTEYGRPAGNTLRKTLYRVTRPCWRGESCPHDRDVDTCDATHLDHASKCPSSRSPHDLRSGRVTYYRREDVPRRIVKDRLNASEDILDRHYDRRSDREQAEQRSNYLPDL; from the coding sequence GTGAGTGACGACTTGGAGCCGATCGCGCCGCATGAAGCGATCGAGATGTACCACGATGCGATGCGTGACGAACACGCGGAGTCGACACGTCGGAGCGCGAAACACCGACTTCGGGCGTTCGTACAGTTCTGTGACGAACACGGCATCGAGAACCTGAACGACCTCTCCGGCCGGGACATCTACAAGTACCGGACGTGGCGTCGCGAGGGTCACGGAGACGATCGAGAACCGATCAAGCTGGTCACACTCAAGGGCCAACTCGCGACGGTCCGTCGGTTCCTGCGGTTCGCGGCGAACATCGACGCCGTGCACCCGGAACTGTACGAGCAAGTCACGCTGCCGACGATGAAAAACGGCGAGGACGTATCGGATTCGACGCTGAAACCCGACCGAGCGGTCGCGATCCTCGAATACCTCGAACACGCACAACCGGCTTCGCGGGATCACATCATCGTGATGCTCCTCTGGCGGACGGGGGCGCGAACGGGCGCGATTCGTGGGCTCGACCTTCGAGATCTCGACCTCGACGGCTCGCATCCGCGCGTCTCTGGCCCCGCTGTTCACTTCGTTCACCGTCCGGAGACTGGAACCCCGCTCAAGAATCAGGAGCAGGGGACGCGATGGAACCGAATTAGCGAGAAAGCGGCACGGTACATCGAGGATTACATCGAGTACCACCGGCCCGACGTGACGGACGAGCATGGCCGGAAACCGTTGCTCACGACGGAGTACGGTCGTCCCGCAGGGAACACGTTGCGAAAGACGCTCTACCGCGTCACGCGGCCCTGCTGGCGTGGTGAATCGTGCCCCCACGATCGTGACGTCGACACGTGCGACGCCACTCACCTCGATCATGCGAGTAAGTGCCCGTCCTCGCGGTCACCCCACGACCTTCGCAGTGGTCGCGTGACCTACTATCGACGAGAGGACGTCCCACGGCGGATCGTCAAGGATCGACTCAACGCCAGTGAGGACATCCTCGATCGGCACTACGACCGTCGTTCCGACCGAGAACAGGCTGAACAGCGCAGCAACTACCTTCCAGATCTTTGA
- a CDS encoding threonine aldolase family protein: MIDLRSDTVTKPDEAMREAAHTADVGDDVYGEDPTVNELEARAAEAVGMEAALYVPTGTMGNQIAARVHTDRGQEVLADRESHVVRYELGGLAQHADLQVRMLDADRGVPTPDQIAAGAVEEDLHRPGTGLLCLENTHNARGGLAIDHDAVAAAAAAAHDRDVPVHLDGARLFNAATALDVPASDLTDPVDSVMFCLSKGLGAPIGSMLAGPAEFVEDARRTRKLFGGGMRQAGIVAAPGLRALENVADLAIDHENARRLAAGLSDVPGVTVREPETNIVLADVSGTGLETETVVDRLRERDVLANPMGPATIRFCTHRDVSRDDVDRALERIETAIA, encoded by the coding sequence ATGATCGATCTGCGATCGGACACGGTGACGAAACCCGACGAAGCGATGCGCGAGGCCGCTCACACCGCCGACGTCGGCGACGACGTCTACGGCGAGGATCCCACGGTGAACGAACTCGAGGCCCGCGCGGCCGAGGCCGTCGGAATGGAGGCTGCACTCTACGTCCCGACCGGAACGATGGGCAACCAGATCGCGGCGCGGGTCCACACCGATCGGGGTCAGGAGGTGCTCGCCGATCGCGAGAGCCACGTCGTACGGTACGAACTCGGCGGCCTCGCCCAGCACGCCGACCTGCAGGTCCGGATGCTCGACGCCGATCGGGGGGTCCCGACCCCGGACCAGATCGCGGCCGGGGCCGTCGAGGAAGACCTCCACCGCCCCGGAACCGGCTTGCTCTGTCTCGAGAACACGCACAACGCGCGCGGCGGCCTCGCGATCGACCACGACGCCGTCGCCGCCGCGGCGGCGGCCGCCCACGATCGCGACGTCCCGGTACACCTCGACGGGGCGCGGTTGTTCAACGCCGCGACGGCGCTCGACGTTCCTGCCTCGGACCTCACCGATCCCGTCGACTCCGTCATGTTCTGTCTCTCGAAGGGGCTCGGGGCCCCGATCGGGTCCATGCTCGCGGGCCCGGCCGAGTTCGTCGAGGACGCCCGCCGGACGCGAAAACTGTTCGGCGGCGGCATGCGACAGGCAGGGATCGTCGCCGCGCCCGGACTGCGAGCCCTCGAGAACGTCGCCGACCTCGCGATCGACCACGAGAACGCCCGTCGACTCGCGGCTGGCCTCTCGGACGTCCCGGGGGTCACGGTTCGGGAACCCGAGACGAACATCGTCCTCGCGGACGTCTCGGGAACCGGTCTCGAGACGGAGACCGTGGTCGATCGACTCCGCGAACGGGACGTGCTGGCGAATCCGATGGGACCGGCGACGATTCGCTTTTGCACGCACAGGGACGTCTCACGCGACGACGTCGATCGCGCGCTCGAACGCATCGAGACGGCGATCGCCTGA
- a CDS encoding metallophosphoesterase, with the protein MIAIFSDTHSEGGHRLEGEALTAAREADTVIHAGDFTSSTALAAFQDECDALYAVHGNADSAAVRDRLPTARVVEAGGVRFAVTHRRDGGATGLAMFGRSRDADVVVSGHTHRPTVVETDDVLLVNPGSHAQPRGNRPGFVVLEETAPRSAEDAGLAGELREPDGAVIESFDVQPRA; encoded by the coding sequence ATGATTGCGATCTTTTCGGACACGCACAGCGAGGGCGGCCATCGACTCGAAGGGGAGGCCCTCACCGCCGCACGTGAAGCCGACACCGTGATCCACGCCGGGGACTTCACCAGTTCGACGGCGCTTGCGGCCTTTCAGGACGAGTGTGACGCGCTCTACGCCGTCCACGGCAACGCCGACAGTGCGGCGGTCCGGGACCGGCTCCCCACGGCGCGTGTCGTCGAGGCGGGCGGCGTCCGGTTCGCGGTGACGCACCGCCGCGACGGCGGCGCGACGGGACTGGCGATGTTCGGCCGATCGCGGGACGCCGACGTCGTCGTCTCGGGCCACACCCACCGGCCGACGGTCGTCGAGACGGACGACGTGCTCCTGGTGAATCCGGGAAGTCACGCCCAGCCGCGTGGGAACCGCCCGGGCTTCGTCGTCCTCGAGGAGACCGCGCCACGCTCCGCGGAAGACGCGGGACTCGCGGGCGAACTCCGCGAACCGGACGGCGCGGTCATCGAGTCGTTCGATGTCCAGCCGCGGGCGTAG
- a CDS encoding glutamate-cysteine ligase family protein codes for MKTSLEVEYWVVDDDGDLVPPETLLDVSDHVDPEFVEPMVEIKTTPCSSMAELREEFVDRISRVVDAARRQDKRLVPLATPLNASPAEIPYRETAGTDLQRRIVGRAFDDARVCAGTHVHFEQSSVVDQLNALTAIDPAFALVNSSSYYRGERLLACARPYLYRRCCYETCPEQGQLWPYVSSVAEWESRLETAYDGFRERALDRGVDGAAFDAEFDPYDAVWTPVRLRDAFPTVEWRSPDAALPNQILRLARDVRSIVADADDRGTVVAGADAAPTDDEMILPEFETVERITDTAIHDGVDDPDVRRYLETLGVTPSAFAPLADRTTDARLSKQEARRLRLAAAERLEADLERRLTYA; via the coding sequence ATGAAAACCAGCCTCGAAGTAGAGTACTGGGTCGTCGACGACGACGGTGATCTGGTGCCGCCCGAAACGCTCCTCGACGTCTCGGACCACGTCGATCCCGAGTTCGTCGAGCCGATGGTAGAGATCAAGACCACGCCCTGTTCGTCGATGGCCGAACTCCGCGAGGAGTTCGTCGATCGAATCAGCCGAGTCGTCGACGCGGCGCGACGGCAGGACAAGCGGCTCGTTCCGCTGGCGACACCCCTCAACGCCTCACCGGCGGAGATTCCGTACCGCGAGACAGCCGGTACCGACCTGCAGCGACGCATCGTCGGGCGGGCGTTCGACGACGCGCGCGTCTGTGCCGGGACGCACGTCCACTTCGAACAGTCCAGCGTCGTCGACCAGCTCAACGCGCTGACCGCGATCGATCCCGCGTTCGCCCTCGTTAACAGCTCGTCGTACTACCGGGGCGAGCGGCTCCTCGCGTGCGCCCGACCCTACCTTTATCGACGCTGTTGTTACGAGACCTGCCCCGAACAGGGCCAGCTCTGGCCCTACGTCTCCAGCGTCGCCGAATGGGAAAGCCGACTCGAAACAGCCTACGACGGCTTCCGCGAGCGCGCCCTCGATCGGGGCGTCGACGGGGCCGCGTTCGACGCGGAATTCGACCCCTACGACGCGGTCTGGACGCCCGTCCGGCTGCGCGACGCGTTCCCGACGGTCGAGTGGCGATCGCCCGACGCAGCCCTGCCGAACCAGATTCTCCGGCTCGCCCGCGACGTTCGATCGATCGTCGCCGATGCGGACGATCGCGGCACCGTCGTGGCGGGAGCCGACGCAGCGCCGACCGACGACGAGATGATCCTCCCCGAATTCGAGACGGTCGAACGGATCACCGACACCGCCATTCACGACGGCGTCGACGATCCGGACGTGCGACGGTACCTCGAGACGCTCGGGGTCACGCCGTCGGCGTTCGCCCCGCTCGCCGATCGGACCACCGACGCACGACTCTCGAAACAGGAGGCTCGCCGCCTGCGGCTCGCGGCAGCCGAGCGGCTCGAAGCGGACCTCGAACGGCGACTCACCTACGCCTGA
- a CDS encoding 2'-5' RNA ligase family protein, with protein MYSVNVPVPGRVRELAADLYPSLVGFDSVREDHSCLLKRLGDADHVAPLQQRAHRALEGAPAVEAEITGIDYFAEPPLGSAPVVYLAVESPGLERIHADLADSFEPIEGLEGSDYVPHVTLARGGDSATAARLADREIEPIRWTVTELEFWDGTYKLPVSRIRLPA; from the coding sequence GTGTACAGCGTCAACGTTCCCGTCCCCGGGCGCGTTCGCGAACTCGCCGCAGACCTCTACCCGTCCCTGGTCGGGTTCGACAGCGTTCGCGAGGACCACTCGTGTCTGCTCAAGCGACTCGGCGACGCCGACCACGTCGCCCCGCTCCAGCAGCGCGCCCACCGCGCCCTCGAGGGGGCCCCCGCCGTCGAAGCCGAGATCACCGGCATCGACTACTTCGCCGAGCCGCCGCTGGGCTCGGCGCCCGTCGTCTACCTCGCCGTCGAGAGTCCCGGTCTCGAACGGATCCACGCCGATCTCGCCGACAGCTTCGAGCCGATCGAGGGACTCGAGGGCAGCGACTACGTTCCTCACGTCACGCTGGCCCGCGGCGGCGACAGCGCGACCGCGGCGCGACTCGCCGACCGGGAGATCGAGCCGATCCGGTGGACCGTGACCGAACTCGAGTTCTGGGATGGGACGTACAAGTTGCCGGTGAGTCGCATCCGCCTTCCCGCCTGA
- a CDS encoding cation diffusion facilitator family transporter — MASSTSVVLAALFANGAIAILKFGGFLLTGSPAMLSETYHSISDTGNQIFLLVGIRYGAQEANRSHPFGHGKAQFFYSLLVSVMLFGIAGWESARHGYDALREGGVHRANEPVTLFGASFDPVYVNYAVLLGAIAFESYAFWKAYQGISHQMDEYGWTTFREAFRKTSDVTTLTALTEDTIALAGAGIALFGIYLTRVTENPVYDAGAALVIGIMLMGFALALAWENKRLILGESLPKADENELRAIVADWEGVTELIDFRTVYFGAEQLLVTADVQFESGLDAGTIDERITEIELALMDHDDQIEKIYIEPETRSP, encoded by the coding sequence ATGGCAAGCAGTACCTCCGTCGTTCTCGCCGCGTTGTTCGCGAACGGCGCGATCGCGATCCTCAAGTTCGGCGGCTTCCTGCTCACCGGGAGCCCCGCGATGTTGTCGGAGACGTATCACTCGATCTCGGATACGGGCAACCAGATCTTCCTGCTGGTCGGCATCCGCTACGGTGCCCAGGAGGCGAACCGCAGCCATCCGTTCGGCCACGGGAAGGCGCAGTTCTTCTACAGTCTGCTCGTGAGCGTCATGCTGTTCGGCATCGCCGGCTGGGAGAGCGCCCGCCACGGCTACGACGCGCTGAGAGAGGGCGGCGTCCACCGCGCGAACGAGCCGGTGACCCTGTTCGGCGCGTCGTTCGACCCGGTCTACGTCAACTACGCGGTGTTGCTCGGGGCGATCGCATTCGAATCCTACGCGTTCTGGAAGGCCTATCAGGGAATCAGTCACCAGATGGACGAGTACGGCTGGACGACCTTCCGCGAGGCGTTCCGGAAGACCAGCGACGTGACGACCCTGACCGCGCTCACCGAAGACACGATCGCGCTCGCCGGTGCCGGGATCGCCCTCTTCGGGATCTACCTCACTCGCGTCACCGAAAATCCGGTGTACGACGCCGGGGCCGCCCTCGTCATCGGTATCATGCTCATGGGCTTTGCGCTCGCGCTCGCCTGGGAGAACAAGCGGCTCATCCTCGGCGAAAGCCTCCCGAAAGCCGACGAGAACGAACTCCGCGCGATCGTCGCCGACTGGGAGGGCGTCACCGAACTCATCGACTTCCGAACGGTCTACTTCGGCGCCGAACAATTGCTCGTCACCGCCGACGTGCAGTTCGAGTCCGGCCTCGATGCCGGGACGATCGACGAACGCATCACCGAGATCGAACTCGCCCTGATGGACCACGACGACCAGATCGAGAAGATCTACATCGAACCCGAAACCCGATCGCCGTAG
- a CDS encoding DUF7554 family protein — protein sequence MIDSRGELEVETLLKIILGLIALLLLLRIVEALISGIASLLGPFFLLVQLAIAALIVLWLVDRI from the coding sequence ATGATCGACTCCCGCGGCGAACTCGAGGTCGAAACGCTGCTGAAAATAATCCTCGGGCTGATCGCACTCTTGCTCCTCTTGCGGATCGTCGAGGCGCTGATCAGCGGGATCGCGAGTCTTCTCGGACCGTTTTTCCTGCTCGTCCAGCTCGCGATCGCCGCGCTGATCGTCCTCTGGCTGGTCGATCGGATCTGA
- a CDS encoding ArsR family transcriptional regulator: MRRPRVDWMTRADDAILEFLLNEGNEPIVANPSTVEANIDYKISHVRRRLRALQDGGLVEYYDEDRGLYRISDRGRAYLGGELNAEDLE, translated from the coding sequence ATGCGACGACCACGGGTGGACTGGATGACGCGAGCCGACGATGCGATCCTCGAGTTCCTGCTCAACGAGGGCAACGAGCCGATCGTCGCGAATCCGTCCACCGTCGAGGCAAATATCGATTACAAAATCTCGCACGTCCGCCGTCGACTCCGGGCACTGCAGGATGGCGGACTGGTCGAGTACTACGACGAGGACCGAGGTCTGTACCGAATCTCCGATCGGGGACGAGCCTATCTCGGAGGAGAACTCAACGCCGAAGACTTGGAGTGA
- a CDS encoding universal stress protein: MVVLVAYDGSEPAQKAAERAFSEYADEEIVLLRVVEAADGSTGAGIELAKDFFGKRKEKASEEIQEEVTDLAGADDVEFRTEIAVGNPVREILRYAEEHDVDLIIVGNHGRSGVSRVLLGSVAEKIVRRAPIPVTVVR, from the coding sequence ATGGTAGTACTCGTCGCGTACGACGGCTCCGAGCCAGCACAGAAGGCGGCAGAGCGAGCATTCAGCGAATATGCGGACGAGGAGATCGTTCTACTCCGCGTCGTCGAAGCGGCCGACGGGTCCACGGGCGCGGGGATCGAACTCGCGAAGGACTTCTTCGGGAAACGAAAGGAAAAGGCCTCCGAGGAGATCCAGGAGGAGGTCACGGACCTCGCCGGCGCCGACGACGTCGAGTTCCGAACGGAGATCGCCGTCGGGAACCCCGTCCGCGAGATCCTGCGGTACGCCGAGGAGCACGACGTCGATCTCATCATCGTCGGCAACCACGGCCGATCGGGCGTCTCCCGCGTGTTGCTCGGGAGCGTGGCCGAGAAGATCGTCCGTCGGGCCCCCATTCCGGTGACCGTCGTCCGCTGA
- a CDS encoding C45 family autoproteolytic acyltransferase/hydolase: MDETDVEGPSTNWGTVPAVDSFAKQARRRAETERDVVEWAIDELETLVAARCVDLEPVLGYARESQPSLPDRHLRAYDAMADVLDVDRDLYEAYVFAYSELCERLAEGECRTEKHPKGCTNALASPPVTVADGPLVLKNRDIAGRGLRPKSIVEQPPIDDYHGFLTVDTCGTVMVFKGVNDRGLVAANTYIDSNREDLEPGEQLRNGTVVRRLLEECATVAEARSLLESHPTRQLMAQTLFLADGTNAALLEIDPAGERIAVDDDRVVVRTNHFADGASTVTESSKRRRDRARTLLADEAGDRLDRADLWTVAADHANGPGDDSICRHSEPETDDPHAFGQLTTASAAVFEGGSPEIEVVMGNPCERDRTRFSFGEEVPPEFRTGRRWLDRVRDAGE; the protein is encoded by the coding sequence ATGGACGAGACTGACGTCGAAGGCCCGAGCACGAACTGGGGGACAGTTCCGGCGGTCGATTCGTTCGCCAAGCAGGCGCGCCGCCGGGCCGAGACCGAACGCGACGTCGTCGAGTGGGCGATCGACGAACTCGAGACCCTGGTCGCCGCCCGGTGCGTCGACCTCGAACCGGTGCTCGGATACGCTCGCGAGAGTCAGCCGAGCCTGCCTGATCGTCACCTGCGCGCGTACGACGCGATGGCGGACGTGCTCGACGTCGATCGGGACCTCTACGAGGCGTACGTCTTCGCCTACTCGGAACTCTGTGAGAGACTGGCCGAGGGCGAGTGCCGGACCGAGAAGCATCCGAAGGGGTGTACGAACGCCCTCGCCTCGCCGCCCGTCACCGTCGCGGACGGCCCGCTCGTGCTCAAGAACCGCGACATCGCGGGCCGGGGTCTGCGACCGAAGTCGATCGTCGAGCAGCCGCCGATCGACGACTACCACGGGTTCCTGACGGTTGACACCTGCGGGACGGTGATGGTGTTCAAGGGCGTCAACGACCGGGGACTGGTCGCAGCGAACACCTACATCGACTCGAACCGGGAGGACCTCGAACCGGGCGAGCAACTCCGGAACGGGACCGTCGTCCGGCGGCTACTCGAGGAGTGCGCTACGGTCGCCGAGGCGCGATCGCTGCTCGAGTCGCACCCGACGCGGCAGCTAATGGCCCAGACGCTGTTCCTGGCCGACGGGACGAACGCCGCGTTGCTCGAAATCGATCCCGCGGGCGAACGGATCGCCGTCGACGACGATCGGGTGGTCGTCAGGACGAACCACTTCGCGGACGGGGCCTCGACCGTGACTGAGAGTTCGAAGCGGCGACGCGATCGGGCCAGGACGCTACTCGCGGACGAGGCCGGGGACCGACTCGATCGGGCCGACCTGTGGACCGTCGCGGCGGATCACGCGAACGGCCCCGGCGACGACTCGATCTGTCGCCACTCGGAGCCCGAGACGGACGACCCGCACGCGTTCGGCCAGTTGACCACGGCCAGTGCGGCGGTCTTCGAAGGCGGTTCGCCGGAGATCGAGGTCGTGATGGGCAATCCCTGCGAGCGCGACCGGACGCGGTTTTCGTTCGGCGAGGAAGTGCCGCCCGAGTTTCGGACGGGACGGCGGTGGCTCGATCGGGTCCGTGACGCCGGCGAATGA